A DNA window from Drosophila virilis strain 15010-1051.87 chromosome 4, Dvir_AGI_RSII-ME, whole genome shotgun sequence contains the following coding sequences:
- the LOC6628362 gene encoding uncharacterized protein — protein MFVLRTLLLLAVSATVALAQRRLALPDPRSCANRVRHATYRDARGVSHSYFFSWEHAPTRSLEVDWLDARNICRRHCMDAVSLETPQENDFVKQRIARGNVRYIWTSGRKCNFAGCDRPDLQPPNENGWFWSGSGGKIGPTSQRNTGDWSHTGGYNQPQPDNREAAQGNDESCLSILNNFYNDGIKWHDVACHHIKPFVCEDSDELLNFVRSRNPNVRL, from the coding sequence ATGTTTGTGCTGCGcacattgctgctgctggcggtgAGCGCCACCGTGGCTCTGGCCCAGCGTCGTCTGGCGCTGCCGGATCCGCGCAGCTGCGCCAATCGTGTGCGGCATGCCACCTACCGGGATGCCCGAGGCGTCTCGCATTCATACTTCTTCAGCTGGGAGCATGCGCCGACGCGCAGCCTGGAGGTGGACTGGTTGGATGCGCGCAACATTTGCCGGCGGCACTGCATGGATGCCGTCTCGCTGGAGACGCCCCAGGAGAATGACTTTGTGAAGCAGCGCATCGCGCGTGGCAATGTGCGTTACATCTGGACGTCGGGCAGAAAGTGCAATTTCGCTGGCTGCGATCGGCCCGATCTGCAGCCGCCCAATGAGAACGGCTGGTTCTGGTCCGGCTCTGGCGGCAAGATTGGACCCACATCGCAGCGCAATACCGGCGACTGGTCGCACACGGGCGGCTACAACCAACCGCAGCCGGATAACCGCGAGGCTGCCCAGGGCAACGACGAGAGCTGCCTTTCCATTCTGAACAACTTCTACAACGATGGCATCAAGTGGCACGACGTCGCCTGCCATCACATCAAGCCCTTCGTCTGCGAGGATTCCGATGAGCTGCTCAATTTTGTGCGCTCCCGAAATCCCAATGTGCGCTTgtaa
- the LOC6628361 gene encoding uncharacterized protein isoform X1 has product MQSNKMGNRSERKQELPCKSMPNLYIEPDGEGESSLNPYALEFIPSYLKGGKNDNNKKNLSCQKKQLKTEATSTTTLAQREFVGDASYLQAQRQLFELLHQLGDKFMPLKAIKLSLAPDGQGINVQFKGEHGVTGKQMLDESLCQNSALHLEISDRSFMPRRLPNVLAANFMVRMGDVLNDKMEWNEECSSRPAFDQQSASKQLIETKPLIESKPMPEIKRKSCSVSASKDMHNVHQIIATTTAARETLPKKQQPEPLHLNGVRTTLARPSIVSKVHHCVNTGNWNSLPTGRSKTETRQKIVNIKQEPKYEKKSNKGIHTPRQSLGQIIKKGLTTGAQKFAPRSTYTSQMRQSQVQKVSQRMSLLKATNN; this is encoded by the exons ATGCAGTCCAATAAAATGGGAAACAGAAGCGAAAGGAAGCAGGAACTACCGTGCAAATCTATGCCAAATCTTTATATAGAGCCCGACGGTGAGGGCGAATCTTCGCTTAACCCGTACGCCTTGGAGTTTATTCCATCGTATCTAAAGGGCggtaaaaatgataataataaaaagaatttgAGTTGCCAAAAGAAACAGTTGAAAACAGAGGCAACATCTACGACCACGCTGGCTCAGCGTGAATTTGTGGGCGATGCATCCTATTTGCAGGCCCAGAGGCAGCTATTCGAGCTATTGCATCAACTGGGAGACAAGTTTATGCCATTAAAGGCGATCAAGTTGAGTCTGGCCCCGGATGGCCAGGGTATCAATGTTCAGTTTAAGGGAGAGCATGGTGTGACTGGTAAGCAGATGCTGGACGAAAGTCTTTGCCAGAACTCGGCGCTTCATTTGGAAATAAGCGACCGCTCCTTCATGCCAAGAAGGCTGCCCAATGTGTTGGCCGCCAATTTTATGGTCCGCATGGGCGATGTTCTCAACGATAAAATGGAGTGGAATGAAGAGTGTTCAAGCCGTCCGGCATTCGACCAACAGTCAGCTAGCAAGCAATTAATTGAGACCAAGCCTTTAATAGAGAGCAAACCCATGCCGGAGATCAAGCGCAAGTCCTGCTCAGTTTCTGCCAGCAAGGACATGCATAATGTTCATCAAATAATTGCCACCACAACAGCGGCAAGGGAAACATTGCCaaagaagcagcagccagaACCTCTCCATCTGAATGGCGTTCGTACCACGCTTGCTAGACCAAGCATTGTTAGCAAAGTGCACCATTGTGTCAACACTGGCAATTGGAACAGTTTGCCGACAGGCCGTTCCAAAACGGAGACGCGTCAAAAAATAGTGAACATTAAGCAAGAACCCAAATACGA AAAAAAATCGAATAAGGGTATCCACACGCCCCGACAAAGCCTAGGACAGATCATAAAGAAAGGCCTGACGACTGGTGCCCAGAAATTCGCCCCACGGAGCACGTACACTTCCCAAATGCGCCAGTCACAGGTGCAAAAGGTAAGCCAG CGTATGAGTCTCTTGAAAGCGACTAACAATTAG
- the LOC6628361 gene encoding uncharacterized protein isoform X2, protein MQSNKMGNRSERKQELPCKSMPNLYIEPDGEGESSLNPYALEFIPSYLKGGKNDNNKKNLSCQKKQLKTEATSTTTLAQREFVGDASYLQAQRQLFELLHQLGDKFMPLKAIKLSLAPDGQGINVQFKGEHGVTGKQMLDESLCQNSALHLEISDRSFMPRRLPNVLAANFMVRMGDVLNDKMEWNEECSSRPAFDQQSASKQLIETKPLIESKPMPEIKRKSCSVSASKDMHNVHQIIATTTAARETLPKKQQPEPLHLNGVRTTLARPSIVSKVHHCVNTGNWNSLPTGRSKTETRQKIVNIKQEPKYEKKSNKGIHTPRQSLGQIIKKGLTTGAQKFAPRSTYTSQMRQSQVQKRMSLLKATNN, encoded by the exons ATGCAGTCCAATAAAATGGGAAACAGAAGCGAAAGGAAGCAGGAACTACCGTGCAAATCTATGCCAAATCTTTATATAGAGCCCGACGGTGAGGGCGAATCTTCGCTTAACCCGTACGCCTTGGAGTTTATTCCATCGTATCTAAAGGGCggtaaaaatgataataataaaaagaatttgAGTTGCCAAAAGAAACAGTTGAAAACAGAGGCAACATCTACGACCACGCTGGCTCAGCGTGAATTTGTGGGCGATGCATCCTATTTGCAGGCCCAGAGGCAGCTATTCGAGCTATTGCATCAACTGGGAGACAAGTTTATGCCATTAAAGGCGATCAAGTTGAGTCTGGCCCCGGATGGCCAGGGTATCAATGTTCAGTTTAAGGGAGAGCATGGTGTGACTGGTAAGCAGATGCTGGACGAAAGTCTTTGCCAGAACTCGGCGCTTCATTTGGAAATAAGCGACCGCTCCTTCATGCCAAGAAGGCTGCCCAATGTGTTGGCCGCCAATTTTATGGTCCGCATGGGCGATGTTCTCAACGATAAAATGGAGTGGAATGAAGAGTGTTCAAGCCGTCCGGCATTCGACCAACAGTCAGCTAGCAAGCAATTAATTGAGACCAAGCCTTTAATAGAGAGCAAACCCATGCCGGAGATCAAGCGCAAGTCCTGCTCAGTTTCTGCCAGCAAGGACATGCATAATGTTCATCAAATAATTGCCACCACAACAGCGGCAAGGGAAACATTGCCaaagaagcagcagccagaACCTCTCCATCTGAATGGCGTTCGTACCACGCTTGCTAGACCAAGCATTGTTAGCAAAGTGCACCATTGTGTCAACACTGGCAATTGGAACAGTTTGCCGACAGGCCGTTCCAAAACGGAGACGCGTCAAAAAATAGTGAACATTAAGCAAGAACCCAAATACGA AAAAAAATCGAATAAGGGTATCCACACGCCCCGACAAAGCCTAGGACAGATCATAAAGAAAGGCCTGACGACTGGTGCCCAGAAATTCGCCCCACGGAGCACGTACACTTCCCAAATGCGCCAGTCACAGGTGCAAAAG CGTATGAGTCTCTTGAAAGCGACTAACAATTAG